A stretch of DNA from Pseudomonas sp. HN11:
TCGTGGTGAAGGCGCCCCGATCGGCCAATGCCAGGGCGAGCGCCATGAAATGGCGATCGCACAACGGCGCCGCAGTCATGTGCGAAGCAGCGCCAAGAGATACACCGCGTCCCCATGCTGACGCTCGATCACCACCAGATCCTGCCAGGTGAAGCCAAACCCTTCGAAGGTTTCGCGCACGCTTTGCTCAGTGAAAAAGTAGCCTTGACGCTGGTTGTCCATTGCTCGCCAGCCTGGCGTCGGGTTACTCGCATCGACTCCAAACACGTTCAGCCCGATCAAGGCGCCCGGCCGGGCGAACTGACGGATGTTGGCCAGGTAGGCGCGCCACTCGTCAGGGTGTTGATGATGGAAACAACCGTTGTCCAGCACGGCGTCGAACTGTTTGTCCGCAGCCGGCTGCCAGTCCTGCAGCGCGCTGCACACCAGTTGCAGGCGCTCGCCCCAACGCTTGCGCAGCAGCGGCCAACTGGAGTTTTCAACAATATCCAGCCCCGTCACACGGTGCCCTGCCTGGATAAACTCCGACGCGTCCCGCGCCCGGCCGACGCCCACGTCCAGAATATTCTGGTCCGGCGTCGGCCCCAGTGCCTCGAGAAACACCCGAGCGGCCTTGGCCATGCCGATGTCCCACGACCATTCGTCTTCGCCATGGCTGTAGCGGTGCACGAACGAGGTATTGAGTGCCCCGCGGTACGACGGTATGTCCATGAATTGCGCTTGTTTGTTCATGTCTGGCGATCCTTGGGTCAAGAGGCACGACGGGTGGCGATACCGTAGATATGGCCGTCATAGGAGCTGGCCAGGAAATCATCGCTGGCAAGGCTGT
This window harbors:
- a CDS encoding class I SAM-dependent methyltransferase — encoded protein: MNKQAQFMDIPSYRGALNTSFVHRYSHGEDEWSWDIGMAKAARVFLEALGPTPDQNILDVGVGRARDASEFIQAGHRVTGLDIVENSSWPLLRKRWGERLQLVCSALQDWQPAADKQFDAVLDNGCFHHQHPDEWRAYLANIRQFARPGALIGLNVFGVDASNPTPGWRAMDNQRQGYFFTEQSVRETFEGFGFTWQDLVVIERQHGDAVYLLALLRT